In bacterium, a single genomic region encodes these proteins:
- a CDS encoding ComEC/Rec2 family competence protein yields MPFYYIFSLLPLFFISEINRKFIIIFLLFFLSGYYITENYKRKLIPEKIDFSQNSVIEGEIINIKEKKFEREIVLNIKKIYKDNENKIWKGKVLLKTRNNDKLLPGENLRIKEFSISKIYPPKNPSEFNYKKFMERQGIFYLIKSDSIEKTESRKNLRLLNSYIREKIEKRIENYMKFNPDGYEIVKLITIGSDDPPDFLKEIGIKSGIYHLFVISGIHIIFLILFFKILFIPFQKINNTHPKFFPFLLLFILWFYDFLCGFKIPVTRAVLMVSFYLIFEIFERKIEPIKSIILAGFLLLFINPYNIYSISFLLSFLSTFGILIIPGKIKLKRNFITNSFISTFSAQLFILPVLFYNFGFFYPFGILNNLLFTPLVGFLTINSFISIFLPFLFFILNFATNIFLKLLIFISNFSLKVNVYFPLFFILIYYFSLFIIFVPLKKSLRFITSFLIILLLVFFQVNLKENKKEEVIFFSLKNPFILINKESKGILITSNKIENPVFYKSTLYKLLKEKKIKIEKAIITGKNFSENLIFISKYCKNIYISDSILKPCFFNYENIKSFHNDDKIITDNFLFSFKKGNLLVKYDNFKFLIILDEDLEKSITEDKYFLIYLVAYKKNNKNDEIINSLQSPFLILQKETKKFENLKSLCQNYHLNKSSIILNLKTGMINYWRTNDIRKY; encoded by the coding sequence TTGCCTTTTTATTATATTTTTTCACTCTTACCATTATTTTTTATTTCAGAAATCAACAGAAAATTTATCATAATTTTTTTATTATTTTTCCTTTCCGGATATTACATAACCGAAAACTATAAAAGAAAATTGATTCCTGAAAAAATAGATTTCTCACAGAATTCTGTGATTGAAGGAGAAATAATCAATATCAAAGAAAAAAAATTTGAAAGAGAAATAGTATTAAATATAAAAAAGATATATAAAGACAACGAAAATAAAATATGGAAAGGAAAAGTTCTTCTTAAAACGAGAAATAATGATAAATTGCTGCCCGGAGAAAATTTAAGAATAAAAGAATTTTCTATAAGTAAAATTTATCCACCTAAAAATCCATCGGAGTTTAACTATAAAAAATTTATGGAAAGACAGGGAATTTTTTATTTAATCAAAAGTGACAGTATTGAAAAAACAGAATCTAGAAAAAATTTAAGATTATTGAATTCTTATATAAGAGAAAAAATTGAAAAAAGGATTGAAAATTATATGAAATTTAATCCAGATGGATACGAAATTGTAAAACTTATTACTATTGGAAGCGATGACCCCCCTGATTTTCTAAAAGAAATTGGAATAAAAAGTGGAATATATCATCTTTTCGTAATTTCGGGAATTCACATTATCTTTTTAATTTTATTTTTTAAAATTCTTTTTATTCCTTTTCAAAAAATAAATAATACTCATCCAAAGTTTTTCCCTTTTTTACTTCTTTTTATTCTATGGTTTTACGACTTTCTCTGTGGTTTCAAGATACCTGTAACAAGAGCAGTTTTAATGGTTTCTTTTTATCTTATATTTGAAATTTTTGAGAGAAAGATAGAACCAATAAAATCTATTATTCTTGCAGGTTTTTTATTACTTTTTATAAATCCTTATAATATATATTCAATTTCTTTTCTGCTGTCCTTTCTTTCAACTTTTGGTATTTTAATAATTCCAGGAAAAATAAAATTAAAAAGAAACTTTATAACTAATTCTTTTATTTCTACTTTTTCAGCACAATTATTTATTTTACCTGTTCTTTTCTATAACTTTGGTTTCTTTTATCCGTTTGGAATATTAAATAATCTATTATTTACTCCTCTTGTTGGTTTTTTGACAATAAACTCTTTTATTTCAATCTTTTTACCTTTTTTATTTTTTATTCTGAACTTTGCAACAAATATTTTTTTAAAACTTCTTATCTTTATCTCTAATTTTTCTTTAAAAGTTAATGTCTATTTCCCATTATTTTTTATACTTATTTACTATTTTTCCCTTTTCATTATTTTTGTACCTCTGAAAAAAAGTTTAAGATTTATCACTTCATTTTTAATAATTCTTCTTTTAGTTTTTTTTCAGGTTAATCTTAAAGAAAATAAAAAGGAGGAGGTTATTTTTTTCTCTTTAAAAAATCCTTTTATTTTGATTAACAAAGAAAGCAAGGGTATTTTAATTACCTCAAACAAAATTGAAAATCCTGTTTTTTACAAAAGTACTCTTTATAAATTACTGAAAGAGAAAAAAATTAAAATTGAAAAAGCTATTATAACCGGAAAAAATTTCTCAGAAAATCTCATTTTTATTTCAAAATACTGCAAAAATATATATATTTCTGACAGTATTCTTAAACCCTGTTTTTTCAATTATGAAAATATAAAAAGTTTTCATAATGATGACAAAATTATTACAGATAACTTTCTTTTTTCTTTTAAAAAAGGCAACCTTTTGGTAAAATATGACAACTTTAAATTTTTAATAATCCTTGATGAAGACCTTGAAAAGTCAATAACAGAGGATAAATATTTTCTTATATATCTCGTGGCATATAAAAAAAATAATAAA